The sequence AGTCAATAAGTTCCCGACTTCAGACTGTAAGGCTGAGCTAAACGATGAATCTGAGGCATTTGGCTTCTACCTACAAAAAGGCTTATTCGAAGAGTACGCTCAGTTTGGACGTGGCCATGCCCACGATTTAGCCGATTTCGATACTTATCACGAGACACGCGGTTTACGTTGGCCTGTAATAAACGGTAAGGAAACTCTGCGCCGCTTTGTAGAAGGTAGCGATCCCTATGTTAAGGCAGGCGAAGGCTTTAATTTTTACGGTAAACCAGATGGTAAGGCGGTTATCTTCGCCCTCCCCTATGAGCCTGCAGCAGAAGAGCCAAACGAAGAATATGACCTATGGCTATCTACCGGCCGAGTTCTTGAACATTGGCACACAGGCTCTATGACGGCTCGTGTTCCTGAGCTATATCGCGCCTACCCGGATGCACAAATTTTCCTCCATCCACAAGACGCCAAGGCTCGTGGAGTTAAACGTGGTGATGAGGTTGTTGTTGCCTCTCCTCGCGGTGAAATTAAGACTCGAGTAGAAACTAAGGGCCGCAACAAGCCGCCAAGAGGCGTGGCATTTATGCCATTCTTCGACGCACGTCAACTAGTCAATAAGCTGTTACTGGACGCCACAGATCCTCTGTCAAAAGAGACAGATTTCAAGAAGTGCCCGGTCAAGGTGATGAAAGTCTAATTGAGATGAATAACTCTAAATAACATAAGAGATTCATGACCTACACAGAGGGCGAGCCCTTGCTCGTCCCCTAGGAGATAAAATGAAAAAATTACTTACTACCGTAGCCATGCTATTTATGCTCAATGCATGCTCGGGACAACAAGCAGACACTCAAGCAGACCCGGTCAACATCAGTTCTCTGGGTCAATCAGAGATAACTGCGGTACGCGCTGCCGATGCTATGCCGACTTACCCCAATCGCGGTAAGTCCATCGAGCGTACTTTTGTTCATCAGCCTCCTTTGATCCCCCATAAGGCTGAATACCCGATCAACATGAAGAAAAACAGCTGTATGAACTGCCACAGTCCAGCGAAAGCTAAGCGCATGAAAGCTACTGAGATAGATGCATCTCACTTGCTTGCCGATAGCAAGTTGAACAAACACTACTACAACTGTAGCCAATGCCATGTACCCCAGGCAGATAACAAGCAACAGCTAATAGAGAATGACTTTTCGAACAAGTAGCGAGTTGCGAGTTGCGAGTTGCGAGTTGCGAGTTGCGAGTTGCGAGTTAAAAATGTAAAACATGAAGCTTAAAATAAAAACCACCTTTCGAGGTTAATGCCGATCATTTAGTGATTTATCGATCGGTTGACTGATCTTCTAGATGCTTCAGAATCCGAGTCCTATCTCTAGGTCTCGGATTTTTTATGCAAGTTTCCCAAGCTTTTGACATGATCAACCAACTCAAGCCCCATCAAGTTGAAACCCTCGCAGATTTACTCCCTCTGGAGTTGATAGAGGAAGCGTATTCATTAACTGAAACAGTCACGATTAGAAAACGTAAATTAACACTAGAGTCAATGGCTTGGCTTATTATTGGAATGGCTATCTATAATGATAAGTCGATGGCTCACATCATTAACATGCTCGATATCGTTGATAGAGAGGGCAAGCCATTTGTTGCTCCGAGCGCATTAACTCAACGACGAAAAAATCTCGGTGAAGCGGCAATGAAAGCTCTGTTTGAGTGCACTCAAGCTCACTGGAATCGTGAAGCTCTACATCCAAACTGGAATGGACTGACGTTACTGGGAGTCGATGGTGTAGTCTGGCGGGCGGAAGATACTCCCGATAATGCAGAAGCCTTTTCTCGACAAAAAGAGACTCAATATCCTCAAGTTCGTATGGTCTGCCAAATGGAATTGAGTAGCCATCTTATTACCGCCAGTGCTTTCGATGATTACGCCGTTAATGAGATGATTTTGGCCGAAAAGCTCATCGACTCCACACCGGATAATAGCCTGACATTATTTGACCGAGGTTTTTATTCGCTAGGGCTACTTTATCAGTGGCAATCCACTGGTAACGAGCGACACTGGTTGATCCCTTTGAAAAAAAATGTCCAATATGAGGTGCTTCGCAGCTTGGGGCGCAACGATAAAATAGTCCAATTAAAAAGTAATCCACATGCTAGAAAACGATGGCCAGAACTGCCTAATGAGCTGGAAGTACGACTCATAAGTCGAAAGGTTAATGGCAAGGAATACTCGGTTTTGACATCAATGATAGATCCCATGCGTTATCCCGTTGCAGACATAGCTGATTTATACGTGCATCGATGGGAAATAGAATTAGGTTATCGAGAGCAAAAACAATACATGCTAGGTAATCGTTTAACGTTGAGAAGTCGATTGCCAGAGCTTGTAAAACAGGAGTTGTGGGGGATTTTACTCACCTATAATCTAGTGCGTTATCAGATGGTGAAAATGTGCCATCAACTCAAAGGTGATTATCTCCCTTATCAGTTGAGTTTTAATGGTTCTTTGGCTCATATATTGAGGCTATTAGTGGGTTTGCCCTACTCGACACCAGGTGCAATTCCTCGTCAGCTTAAATATTTCTATGACATGGCAGAAAGCC is a genomic window of Shewanella psychrophila containing:
- a CDS encoding nitrate reductase cytochrome c-type subunit — protein: MKKLLTTVAMLFMLNACSGQQADTQADPVNISSLGQSEITAVRAADAMPTYPNRGKSIERTFVHQPPLIPHKAEYPINMKKNSCMNCHSPAKAKRMKATEIDASHLLADSKLNKHYYNCSQCHVPQADNKQQLIENDFSNK
- a CDS encoding IS4 family transposase yields the protein MQVSQAFDMINQLKPHQVETLADLLPLELIEEAYSLTETVTIRKRKLTLESMAWLIIGMAIYNDKSMAHIINMLDIVDREGKPFVAPSALTQRRKNLGEAAMKALFECTQAHWNREALHPNWNGLTLLGVDGVVWRAEDTPDNAEAFSRQKETQYPQVRMVCQMELSSHLITASAFDDYAVNEMILAEKLIDSTPDNSLTLFDRGFYSLGLLYQWQSTGNERHWLIPLKKNVQYEVLRSLGRNDKIVQLKSNPHARKRWPELPNELEVRLISRKVNGKEYSVLTSMIDPMRYPVADIADLYVHRWEIELGYREQKQYMLGNRLTLRSRLPELVKQELWGILLTYNLVRYQMVKMCHQLKGDYLPYQLSFNGSLAHILRLLVGLPYSTPGAIPRQLKYFYDMAESLILEPRRTRSFPRTVKRRPQKYARNKKCQ